The segment CGTTTCTTCGTAAATCGCGGCGTAGCTGCTGTCAGGAATGACGGCTTTGGTGTCCTGCTGGTTGCCGTCCTTGTTCCACATTTGCCCCGACGTTCGGATCATCGCTGGCATCGAAGCGTCAATGATCACGTCGCTGGGCACGTGCAGGTTGGTGATACCTTTGTCGGAGTTCACCATCGCGATGTCGGGACCATTTTCAAGCGCCGATTGAACATCCGTCATGATGGCTTGCTGCTGTTCCTCCGGAAGCGTTTCGATCGCGTCGAGAACGTTGCCCAAACCGTTGTTCGGATTCGCGCCGGCTTCTTCCAGCACGTCTCCGTATTTTTCGAACACGTCTTTGAAGTAAACCTTGACCGCGTGACCAAAAATGATTGGGTCCGAGACCTTCATCATCGTGGCTTTCATGTGCAGAGAAAACAGCACGCCCTGCTGTTTGGCTTCCGCGATCTGAGCCGCGAGAAAGGTCTGCAATTTGGCGACGTTCATGGCAGTCGCATCGACGACTTCGCCAGCAAGAACATCGATGCCTTCCTTGAGCACCGTCGTGGTTCCGTCAGGCGCGACCAGTTCGACTTTCAGCGTATCGGCAGCCTCAAACGTTTTTGACAACTCATTGCTACGAAAGTCATCGCTGCTCATCGTAGCGACATGCGATTTCGACTCACCCGACCAGGCTCCCATCGAGTGCGGATTCTTTTTGGCGTAGTTCTTGACGGCCTTCGGTGCCCGACGGTCAGAATTGCCTTCTCGCAAAACGGGATTGACGGCACTACCCAAGACTTTGGCATAGCGTTTTTTGATTTCGGTTTCGGCATCTGTTTCCGGGTCATCGGGAAAGTCCGGAACGGGAAAGCCTTGAGCTTGCAGTTCTTCTATCGCGGCTTTGGCTTGCGGAACCGAAGCGCTGATGTTGGGCAGCTTGATGATGTTGGCTTCAGGCTTTTTGGCCAGTTCACCAAGCTCTGCCAGAGCATCTTTCGTTTTCTGATCCTCGGCCAGAAAGTCCGGGAACGCGGCAAGAATGCGGGCCGCCAGAGAGATGTCCCGGGTTTCGACGTCGATGCCACAGGTGTTGGTAAACGCCTTGACGATGGGCAATAGTGAACGCGTCGCCAGCGCAGGTGCTTCGTCAGTCAGCGTGTAGATGATCTTGGATTCGCTTGCCATGAGTGTATACAGTTTGTCAACAAATACGGGGTGATTTTGAGCCTCGTATTGTCGCTGATGCCACTCGATTTGTCAGCCGCAATTTAAATCTCTGTTCGCCTGAGATCATCGCTGAAAAAACGGCAGGACCGGACCGGGCAAATCCTGCGAGCAATTTAGCGATGCTTTAGTCCTGGAATCCGCCAAAGCGAGCAGGACTGACCAGTTGATTCGCGGGACGAGCCGACGCGAACGAATTCTTGCTGACAAGGAAATCGCGAAGCTGCACCATTCTCAGCACCAGCCCAACTCGCGCATTCACGTGGAGCTTTTTATGAAGCGACTCGAGGTGGTATCGGACCGTGCGCGGCGATATTCCCAGCGTCTCTGCGATCTGGTCTCGCTTGTTGCCTTCAAAAAGCAAACGGCAAACCTGGCCTTCACGGGTCGAGAGCCGGGAATACTGTTTGACAGCGGTCCATTCGGTGTCGCTAATCAGTTTTTCGCCCGGACGTTCGGTCCATTCGAAAGGTTCGCTGGTTTTATAATTGGCGGATGTGGCAAAATTGCTGCGTGGAACATTCATGTAGAACTCGATAAAGCCAAGGTAACCCGATAACGCTTTCCCTTGGGCGTCTTGGCAGAGTTTGAGCGGCGATGTAACGCTAAAAAAATTCATTTGTTGATTTTCTGGGGAAACCGCATTCAAACTCCTGATTTATTGATTGGACTAACATGGCTAATTCCGGACCGACTCAAGATTTTGAACTGTATTTGCCGCGTCGCAAGTTTTTGACATTGGCCGCGATCGGAGTCGGCGCTGGCGTCGGAGGCGCAGTGTGGGCTTCGAACTTTGCCAACGCCATGACCACGCCCGGTCGCTTTGCGGAAGAACTGTTGAAAACGCCGCAGATGACCGAAGGCCCGTTCTATCCGGATAAACTCCCGCTCGATACGGACAATGATTTGTTGGTGATCAACGACGCGATCACACCAGCGGTTGGAAAGATTACTCATCTCAGCGGACGAGTCCTGACGACGGCGGGCAGTCCAATCAGCAACGCGTTTGTGGAAATCTGGCAAGTCGACAACACAGGTGCCTATTTGCACAAAGACTCCAACGGGGCCAAAGATCGCGACACGAACTTCCAGGGCTACGGGCGATTCCTGACCAATCGAAAAGGAGAATATTACTTCCGGACGATTAAGCCGGTGCCGTATCCGGGCCGTGTGCCGCACATCCATTTTGCGGTTTCGATCAACGGCCATCGTGTGCTGACGACTCAAATGCTGACTCGCGGCCATGACAAAAACGAGCAGGACGGTTTGTTCCGACGGATCCGTGATGAAAAGAGTCGGCTGGCGA is part of the Mariniblastus fucicola genome and harbors:
- a CDS encoding NADP-dependent isocitrate dehydrogenase, giving the protein MASESKIIYTLTDEAPALATRSLLPIVKAFTNTCGIDVETRDISLAARILAAFPDFLAEDQKTKDALAELGELAKKPEANIIKLPNISASVPQAKAAIEELQAQGFPVPDFPDDPETDAETEIKKRYAKVLGSAVNPVLREGNSDRRAPKAVKNYAKKNPHSMGAWSGESKSHVATMSSDDFRSNELSKTFEAADTLKVELVAPDGTTTVLKEGIDVLAGEVVDATAMNVAKLQTFLAAQIAEAKQQGVLFSLHMKATMMKVSDPIIFGHAVKVYFKDVFEKYGDVLEEAGANPNNGLGNVLDAIETLPEEQQQAIMTDVQSALENGPDIAMVNSDKGITNLHVPSDVIIDASMPAMIRTSGQMWNKDGNQQDTKAVIPDSSYAAIYEETIQFCKKHGAFDPTTMGTVPNVGLMAQKAEEYGSHDKTFEVPETADGSTVRVTNGAGETVFSHDVSTGDIWRMCLVKDAPIRDWVKLAVTRARAMGAPAVFWLDADRAHDAQLIAKVKTYLADHDTDGLQIEILSPEEATKFTLARVKEGQDTLSVTGNVLRDYLTDLFPILELGTSAKMLSIVPLMNGGGLFETGAGGSAPKHVQQFVAENHLRWDSLGEFLAIAVSLEHLSESTGNQQAAILAEALDDATGKLLDTGKSPSRKVNELDNRGSHFYLALYWAEALVAQDRDADLKARFAPLAEALAAKESQIVEELNSAQGKAVDLGGYYFPKENLVVEAMRPSSTFNEVLAGSL
- a CDS encoding helix-turn-helix transcriptional regulator yields the protein MNFFSVTSPLKLCQDAQGKALSGYLGFIEFYMNVPRSNFATSANYKTSEPFEWTERPGEKLISDTEWTAVKQYSRLSTREGQVCRLLFEGNKRDQIAETLGISPRTVRYHLESLHKKLHVNARVGLVLRMVQLRDFLVSKNSFASARPANQLVSPARFGGFQD
- a CDS encoding dioxygenase family protein — its product is MANSGPTQDFELYLPRRKFLTLAAIGVGAGVGGAVWASNFANAMTTPGRFAEELLKTPQMTEGPFYPDKLPLDTDNDLLVINDAITPAVGKITHLSGRVLTTAGSPISNAFVEIWQVDNTGAYLHKDSNGAKDRDTNFQGYGRFLTNRKGEYYFRTIKPVPYPGRVPHIHFAVSINGHRVLTTQMLTRGHDKNEQDGLFRRIRDEKSRLAITAEYKPVAESKFGELSAEFDLVLGVTPDENAQFPIQGGVSKPSRR